A genomic window from Silene latifolia isolate original U9 population chromosome Y, ASM4854445v1, whole genome shotgun sequence includes:
- the LOC141630824 gene encoding uncharacterized protein LOC141630824 → MVDKLNLNTQEHSNPYKLRWLSKGAEVKVAKQSLVPFSIGKVYRDKVLCDVVPMDSRHLLLGRLWEFDKNSMHHRWSNTCSFKQSTRKITLTPLTPNQRNYGSRSVPAGVKPLIEQYQDVFPAEVPSGLPPLRGIEHQIGLMPGSVLPNRPAYRCDPAATKELQK, encoded by the exons ATGGTTGACAAGCTTAACCTCAACACTCAGGAACACTCAAACCCATACAAGTTGAGATGGTTAAGCAAGGGAGCAGAAGTCAAAGTTGCCAAACAGAGCCTGGTCCCATTTTCAATTGGGAAGGTGTACAGGGATAAAGTCCTGTGTGATGTGGTACCTATGGATTCCCGCCACCTATTGCTAGGCAGGCTCTGGGAATTTGACAAGAACTCAATGCATCATAGATGGAGCAACACCTGCTCTTTCAAGCAGAGTACCAGGAAGATTACTCTCACTCCTCTAACACCTAACCAGAGGAACTATGGGAGTCGTAGT GTTCCTGCCGGGGTAAAGCCATTGATAGAGCAGTACCAGGATGTGTTCCCTGCTGAAGTACCCAGTGGATTGCCACCACTGAGGGGCATTGAGCATCAGATTGGCCTTATGCCAGGATCTGTACTCCCTAACAGACCTGCATACAGGTGTGATCCTGCTGCTACCAAAGAATTGCAGAAGTAA